GACCAGTTTGAAAAAACAGAATTGGGATTTTTTGTTTTTACGGGCTCTCCTCATTTGGTGATTGAAGTCACAGATTTGGAGAATATGGATGTCCAGTCGGTGGGCAGACAAATTAGAAATTCATATCCAAAAGAGGGTAGCAACGTCAATTTTATTCAAAATGGACCTGATGGCATTAAGGTCAGAACCTATGAAAGAGGAGTGGAAGATGAGACCTTGTCCTGCGGCACAGGAATGACAGCAGCAGCCTATTATTGTGCATTAAAAGAGCCCAACCAATGGGCACCACAATACATTATACACACGAAAGGCGGTGAGGCAAAAGTGAGCATGACCATAAGCGGACAAAAGGCTTCACAGGTTATGTTAAAAGGACCCGCTGAAAGGGTATTTTCAGGATTTTATGATTTGAACCCAAGGAATACTTAATACAATCCCTTAAAAAATCTCAACACTTGCAAAATGAAATGCGCTTTCGATGGCTGCATTTTCATCAGAATCGGATCCATGTACTGCATTCTCACCCACATTTCTGGCATACAAGGCTCTGATCGTACCCGGAGCGGCGTTGGCAGGATTGGTGGCTCCAATCAGATTTCTAAAGGATTCTACTGCATTTTCTTTTTCAAGGATCGCAGCAACAATAGGGCCTCTGGACATAAAATCCACCAATTCACCGTAAAAAGCTCTCTCTGAATGGACGGCATAAAACATTCCAGCTTTTTCCCTGGAAAGCTTGGTGTATTTCATCGCAACAATCTTAAATCCTGCGTCCGTGATGTGTTTTAAAATGGATCCGATATGTCCGTCCTCTACGGCATCGGGCTTTATCATGGTAAAAGTTCTGTTTCCAGCCATTGTTTTCATTCATTAAAGCCGCAAAATTAAGCTCATTTCAAGTCCGCCAACTGAGTTTAACAATCCATTCAATATTCCTTCCGGATAATATTCTCATTTTTGTGGCATGATCTTGGATCAGAACGAGTTAAGCGCATTCTTTGAACATATTGGATTTCCAAAGGATATTGTGATTCTTTCGCATCGCAATCCAGATGGAGACGCCATGGGTTCTTCCCTTGCGTTGTCTTCCTTTTTAATGAGTTTGTCGCATCGCGTCCATGTTTTGATGCCGAGTGAATATCCTGAAGTTTTTGAATGGATGCCTGGTGCGAAAGATGTTGTGGTGTATGATCTACAGCCAAAGGAATGTGAAATTCTGATCGCAAAAGCTGAATTAATCTTTTGTTTGGATTTTAATTCTCTCGACCGGATCGACAAAATGGGTCAAATGCTCAATGAATCGAGTGTGCCCATTATAATGATCGATCATCATCTGGATCCGGAACCCTTCGCCAGTATTCAGTTTTCAATGACTGAACTGAGTTCCACCTCAGAAATAGTGTACCATATTTTAAAAGCTTTTTCTTCCGAATCTGTTAAAAGGAAAACAATTCTGGATTGCCTTTACACAGGCATTCTGACCGACACCGGTTCTTTTCATCATGCTACCAGCGTTGAATTGTTTCAGTTGATGTCAGAAATGAAAAGTTACGGATTAGACGATACATTGATCCAGGAGCTAGTGCACAATAGTCTTCCGGACAAATACCTTAAATTGCTGGGACACTGTCTGTATAACAGAATGGAATTAATACCTGAATGGAAACTCGGGATCATTCATCTGACCAGAGAAGATTACAGATTGTTTGATATCAGGAGAGGGGATACTGAGGGCATCATTAATTACCTCATGATGCTCAAATCCGTTCGGGTGGGCATCCTGATTATGAATCAACCGAATATCGTAAAGATTAGCATGAGATCCAAAGGAGATTTTTCAGTGCAGCAGATTTGCAAAGAACATTTCAACGGCGGCGGACACCGCAATGCTTCAGGTGGGTATTGGAAAAAATCCCTCGAAGAGGCGATCGCAAAAATGAAGGAAGTTTTTCCGTTTTATCTCAAACCGATCGATGTCGAAAACTAATTAAAACCATAATAATGAAATTAAACAATTTTCTCTTGATGAGCTTGATTGCAGTATTGGCAACTGCATGCGCTAAAAAAGGAGGACAGACCGTATCCGGTCATGCCTATGAATACATTGAAGATGTTGCTGGCACCAATGCCGTAGAAGGTGACTATGTATATTTTCAATTTACAGTCAAAGTCAAAGATTCTGTCGTTTTTAATTCCGTAACTCAGAATCCTCCCTTTATCCGTTTTAAATTGCCCAAAAATGAAAAGCCGGCTGACAAAACGAATTCTCAACCTGTGCTCGAATTGCTTTATTTTATGTCCAAAGGTGATTCTGCGGTAGTGTATCTGGAAACGGATGAAGAAGTTAGAAAGCAGATTGGAATTGCTGATGCTCAAAAACTGGCATATCATGTCAGGTTAATTGACATCAAGGATGAAGCGGCCTATCAGGAAGACATGAAAGAAGAACAAAAAAAGCTGGATGAAAAGTTTGAGGCGAACAAACAGCGCTTGCCGGAAATAGAATCTTTGATCAAAACGACACTGGAAGAATTCAAATCAGAAAAAAACAAAGACCAGGTAATCAGCACTGAGAGCGGAATCAAATACATTGTGCATTCTACAGGAAGTGGGCCCAAAGCGGAAAGTGGCAAATCAGTGAATGTGAATTATTATGGTTGTTTGATGGATGGTACCCATTTTGATGACAGCTGGTCCAGACCTCAGGATTTTAGTTTTGTCATTGGCAGCGGCCAGGTTATACCTGGTTGGGACGAAGGAGTAGCCCTTTTGAATGAAGGCTCCAAAGCCACTTTTATTATTCCTTATGCATTGGCCTATGGGGAAGCTGGCCGCCCACCGGTGATTCCTGAAAAAGCGGATTTGGTTTTTTATATTGAAGTGAACAAGGTAAATTAATACCATTTTTATTAATCGGATAAAATCACCATTCAATGACATTGGATCAGTTGAAAGAGCTTAAAGCGCGGCTCGGTGAGCTAAGGAGGTTTCTTTGACGTCGATAAGAAACTGATTGAGCTTGAAGAAAAAGAACAGTTGACCCTGGACCCGGACTTTTGGTCCAACGGTCATAAAGCAGAAGGAATCATGAAGGAGATTAAATCCCATAAAAGGTGGATCTCTTCTTTTATGAAGGTGCAGTCTGCGATGGATGATCTGGACGTTCTGTTGGAATTTCTGAATGCCGGAGAAGCCACAGAGATGGAGGTGGATGCCAAGTACAAGGAGTGCATCGAAATGGTGGATGACATTGAATTTTATTCTACACTAAATCGGCCGGAGGACGAACTCAGTTGTCTGGTAGAAATTAACTCTGGTGCTGGTGGTACGGAAGCTTGTGACTGGTCCTCTATGCTGATGCGCATGTATCAGATGTGGGCAGACAAAGAGGGATTCAAAGTGTCTGTCGTGAACGAGCAGCCAGGAGATGTGGCCGGTATCAAGACCGCCGAACTCGAGATTCAGGGTGACTATGCCTACGGCCTTTTGAAAGGTGAAAATGGTGTACACCGTCTGGTGCGCGTCAGCCCATTCAATGCTCAGGGTAAACGGATGACTTCGTTTTCTTCTGTGTTTGTGCATCCCCTGGTGGATGACCGGATAGAAGTAGAAATCAATCCGGCTGATCTGGAATGGGATACTTTTCGATCAAGTGGAGCAGGTGGACAGCATGTCAACAAGACAGAATCAGCCGTAAGGGTGCGGCACCTGCCAAGTGGACTTGTCGTCGAATGTCAGCAAGAGAGATCACAGCATCAAAACAGAGACAAGGCATTGCAAATGCTAAAGTCCAGACTGTATGAGAGAGAACTGCAGAAACAGTTTGAAGAAAAAGAAAAACTGGAGTCCACCAAAATGAAAAACGAATGGGGCTCACAAATCAGATCTTATGTTCTGGACGACAGACGCGTAAAAGACCACCGCACCGGGTATCAGACAGGTAACACCGATGCAGTCCTCAATGGACAGCTTCAGGAGTTTTTAAAAGCATTCCTGATGCATAAGACCGTGGGATTGCCTGAAGAAGACTGATTTGTGTTAGCAGAATTGGCAGTTTTTTGTAGTATCATTTTACAGATGGCTTCTGATTGGAATTCTTAAATTCAGTGAATCTAACATCTCCTTAGCGGTCGACTGATAGGAATGTTCATTGTATAGAAGCTTATGTAAGGATTGATATCCTTCCAATATTTTGTTCTTATGCTCAGGGTTCATGAGTTTTTGTAATTCCAATCGCAAGTTTTCGGCATTCAATTGATCCTGGATTAACTCAGTGATGACAGCCTTATCCAGGATTAAATTGACCAAGGAAATGTATTTTATTTTGATCAGGCGTTTGGCAATGATATAGGACAAAGGATTGCCTTTATAACACACGATTTGGGGTACACCAAACAAACCAGTTTCTAAGGTGGCAGTACCGGAAGTAACGAAGGCAAAATCTGCAATAGAAAGTATTTGATAAGTTGAATCATAATACAGCTCTATATTCGCGGAGTGCTCCACAAGTATGCTTGTATAGAGCGCTTTATGTTGTGTCATTCCCGCCACCATGATTTGCACACCCTTTAAATCCTTCACTGCATTCAGGAAAAAGGGCAGCATGGTCTTAATCTCTTGTATTCGGCTACCCGGTAAGAGGGCTAGGATGGGTTGATTCAACTTTTTTTTATATTGTATAAACTCTGCAGACGTCTTAAATTCTTGAATGCTTTTGGACAAGGGATGGCCGTAGTAGCTTGCATTGACACCCCTTTCTCTAAAATATTTTTCTTCAAATGGAAGGATGACAAACAATTTGCTGACATATCTTTTTATAATTTCGATCCGCTTTTCCTTCCAAGCCCATAGTTGAGGTGCAATGTAATAAAACACCTTAAATCCTTTTTCAGAAGCCCATTTGGCCATGCGCAAATTAAATCCTGGATAATCCACCAGAATGATGGCATCGGGTTTATAGGTATCAATGTTCTTCTTGGTGATCCGAAAGAGCTTAACAATCTTGGGTAAGTTTTTGAGCACTTCAACAAAACCCATAAAACTCGCTGAGCGATAATGTACGTCCAACTGATGACCTTCTTTTAGCATTAAATCTCCTCCCCAACCTCTGGTTTCACTATCAGGATGTAAATCCTTGAGCGCGCGAATAAGTTGACTGCCGTGAAGATCTCCGGAAGCTTCCGCAGCAATGATATACCATTTAATTTTCAAGAGATTCCAAGCAATTCCAATCCGTAAAGATAAAACCAAATACCAGCATAAATTAAGGTGGGAAATACCATTCCTCTCATTGCATCATCCCAGTGTTTGCGATAAAAAATCTGCATGGGGATGATGTTGGCCAGCAGTGCAATTAAGGCGAGTGTCCGCGGTCTGAATCCATAGACCAGCCCATTCTCAGAGCTCATTTCGCTGGCGGTAAGTGCATCTGAAATACTCAATAGAATGGCATACATGACAAAAGGTATGAGCGCCCCAAACAATATTCCTATCCAAAGTTTGTCGTAAGTATGTCTAATTCCCAATCGGTTCATGTTGGTTGGTTTGTAAGTGATGATTTTGATGGAGTGCAGCATGAACGGTCAAATCATGCCCTGATGGTACGACGCTGATATACCCATTTTCCAGAGCCCATAAGTCGGTATCATGACCAGGATCATCGCAATAAAACTGGCCGGTAAGCCAATAATAAGTTTGATTGCGCGGGTCTTTTCCTTCCTGAAATTCTTCCACCCAACTGCCTTCGGCCTGTCTGCATACTTTTAGACCCTTGATCTCATCCCTTTTCAATTTTGGAATATTGACATTGAGTAAATTGCATGCGCGAATTCCGTTTGTCAGCACCTTAGAGATTAAATCATCTAAAAATGGTTCAGATTGCCAAAAATCAGCATCAAAGGAATAATCCAGCAATGAAAACCCTATGCTCGGGATCTGTTCGAGGCTTGCTTCCATGGCTGCGGACATGGTGCCGGAATAGATAATGTTGATAGATGCATTGGATCCATGATTGATCCCGGATAGACAAAGGTCAATATTTCTTTCTTTGAGCAATACATTCTTGGCCAATTTGACGCAATCTACAGGCGTCCCGCTGCATTCGTAAGATTCAATTCCATCGAAATGATTGAGTTTGTGAAGCCTGAGGGGTTGGTTCATCGTAATCGCATGGCCCATACCCGATTGTGGGGTGTTAGGAGCAACAACGACTACTTCTCCGTGCTTTTTGGCAATGCCCACCAAAGCCCTGAGTCCCGGTGCAAAGATCCCATCGTCATTGGTCACCAGAATTAATTTTTGATTCATGAAAGTAGGTAAAATGAGATCTCAAAGATAGCACCAGTTTTGTACTTTTACGCACTCATCTCAAGATCGCATTGTGGATTACAATAAACTCTACAAAGAATGGAAAGCCAATAAACCAGCTCATGCATCTCTATTGGCTGGGGAGGAACCCTATTTCATGGATCAATTGACAGAAATTGCTGAGTCTGTTTTTATACCCGAAGCAGAAAAAGATTTTAATCAATTGGTCCTTTATGGAAAGGACGTTTCTGCCAAAATTATCGTTGAAACTTGTCGGCAGTATCCATTTATGGGTACCAGAAAATTGGTCATCGTTAAAGAGGCTCAGGATATTAAGGATTGGGAAATCCTGGACAATTATTTAAAAAATCCAGTGCCTACCAGCATTTTAATTCTGGTTTTTAAGAATAAGAAACCAGATGGAAGGTCAGCATGGGTTAAAACCATGAAGGAAAAGCACGTATTTTTTGAATCCAAACCCCTGTACGATCACCAGTTGCCGGCATTCATCTCAGAACTTGCGGCCGAATTAAATTTGAAATTTGATCCCGAAGCAATCGCCTTGTTTGCAGAGTTTGTTGGAAATGATCTCGGTCAAATTCGCAATGAGATGGATAAAATTAAAATTAATTTTGACAAAGGAGTTGTTATCACCAAGGACATCATCTCGGAGTTGATCGGTGTGAGCAAAGAATACAATGTATTTGAACTTTGTAAAGCATTTTCCAAAAGAGATGTGTTGAAAACCATTCGAATTGCCAGGAATCTGGCCCTACACATTAAATCCAATCCATTGGTCTTGAGCATTGGATCGGTTTACAATCATTTTAATAAAATCTGGGCTACGAAAATTTATGCAGCCAAATCGGATCAGGAATTGATGTCTATCTTGAAAATTCCATTCATTGGATTTGTCAAAGAATATCGGGAAGCAGCCAATCAGTACAGCACGGCAGAACTTGAAAATATATTCCATCAATTGAAGATATACGACCTCAAATCCAAAGGCCTTCATTCCGGAAATACAAGCCAGGAGAATTTGTTGATGGAAATGGTCATTTCCATCCACCATTCCCATAAGTAAAAGCAATTCCAACCATGAAAAATTATTATTTTTTAATTTCAGTTTTATTTTTCGCATTGTCCTGTCAGAAAAAAGCTGTTCAGGAATTGAATAACAATGTGCAATCATTTGAAAATTATATTAGCGGTATTCAGGCAGGTCATGTTCGACTTCAGGAAGGAGTCAAAATATTTTTTAGCCAAAGCCCTGTTACCTCTGACAATGTGGGTATTGATTTACCCAAGGGTCTAATTGACATTCACCCAAAACTGGAAGGCCATTGGAATTGGTCGAATGCATATACTTTGAGCTTTACTCCTGAACTGAGCTTTATACCAAATCCTGACCAAAAATATACGGTCAAGTTGCAGATGCATCAATTGTTCAATGATTTGCCGGATTCACTTAAGATCTTGAGTTTTGACTTTGTTTTTATTCTGGTCCAGGCTCAGGTGAAGTGGTCATTTCTCAAATCGGATCCATCCAATGAAAACCACATGACACTGGAAGCCAATGTTCAATTTTCAGACTTCGTTGATTCAATAACGAGACTTCAATTTATTCGCATTGATAAACCCAAAAATTCAAACATCAAATTGAACCTCTCGCAAAATCCGGATGGCAGCTGGTTGTATCAATTTCAACAAATTAATCGGGGACCAACTTCTCAGGAATTGCTTTTTTCTTGGGACACTGATTTTGGAAACAGTGAAAATAGAGTAAGCCATCATTCAGAAATTCCGTCGGCAACAGAATTTGTAATAACTGGAGTTGAAACAGAGCAGTTGGATGAACGCCTTGTTCAGATTTATTTTTCAGATCCTTTGGACAGGACACAGGATTTCAAGTCATTTGTAAAGCTTAACCAGAATTTTAACCTGGTGGATATCCGTTCAGACAACGATATACTTCATCTAAGGATTAAAGATTCCAATCCGGATGAGGCTTGCACGATCAGTTTGCTAAAGGGATTAAAAAGCATCAATGGTAAAATGATCGTGTCTGAATTTAGCCATCAGGTTTTGGGTAGGAAGCAAAAACCAAAACTGAGACTTTTGTCCAGTGGAAATATTCTTCCATTTACCGATCAATTGGTTTTACCATTTGAAGCAATCAATCTACAGAAAGTAGATGTTGAGATTTTTAAAATATTTTCCAGCAACGTGCTTTTCAATTTTCACATGGACTTTGGCAATGAACCCTACAATCTGGTAAAACTGGGAAGAATTGTCCATCAGCAAACCATAGAGTTGAATCCAACAGAATCCGGAGACAACCGAAGATTGTGGAAAACCTATGCGCTCGAACTTTCAAAAATGATCAAACCCGAGCCCGGAGCTCTCTATGATGTGCGGCTTTCTTTTAGACCAGAATACTCGGACTATGATTGTGCAAATCAATTGTCCAATCTTGTATCTAGTCAATACGAAGATTATAGTGGCAGCTCAAAATTTTCCTCACGATGGAACCAATGGGGTTATTACGAATACGAAGA
This window of the Saprospiraceae bacterium genome carries:
- a CDS encoding diaminopimelate epimerase, which translates into the protein MKKILPFEKYQAIGNDFIIFDCMEKDLIDYQDVILRRDLCDRRFGIGADGIIALTPSQQFDFKMLYYNSDGQPSSFCGNGSRCAISYMAGKLEKQELIFEAADGLHKGFYHGKEVSVQMRDIDQFEKTELGFFVFTGSPHLVIEVTDLENMDVQSVGRQIRNSYPKEGSNVNFIQNGPDGIKVRTYERGVEDETLSCGTGMTAAAYYCALKEPNQWAPQYIIHTKGGEAKVSMTISGQKASQVMLKGPAERVFSGFYDLNPRNT
- a CDS encoding nucleoside-diphosphate kinase, which encodes MAGNRTFTMIKPDAVEDGHIGSILKHITDAGFKIVAMKYTKLSREKAGMFYAVHSERAFYGELVDFMSRGPIVAAILEKENAVESFRNLIGATNPANAAPGTIRALYARNVGENAVHGSDSDENAAIESAFHFASVEIF
- a CDS encoding DHH family phosphoesterase, producing MILDQNELSAFFEHIGFPKDIVILSHRNPDGDAMGSSLALSSFLMSLSHRVHVLMPSEYPEVFEWMPGAKDVVVYDLQPKECEILIAKAELIFCLDFNSLDRIDKMGQMLNESSVPIIMIDHHLDPEPFASIQFSMTELSSTSEIVYHILKAFSSESVKRKTILDCLYTGILTDTGSFHHATSVELFQLMSEMKSYGLDDTLIQELVHNSLPDKYLKLLGHCLYNRMELIPEWKLGIIHLTREDYRLFDIRRGDTEGIINYLMMLKSVRVGILIMNQPNIVKISMRSKGDFSVQQICKEHFNGGGHRNASGGYWKKSLEEAIAKMKEVFPFYLKPIDVEN
- a CDS encoding FKBP-type peptidyl-prolyl cis-trans isomerase, translating into MKLNNFLLMSLIAVLATACAKKGGQTVSGHAYEYIEDVAGTNAVEGDYVYFQFTVKVKDSVVFNSVTQNPPFIRFKLPKNEKPADKTNSQPVLELLYFMSKGDSAVVYLETDEEVRKQIGIADAQKLAYHVRLIDIKDEAAYQEDMKEEQKKLDEKFEANKQRLPEIESLIKTTLEEFKSEKNKDQVISTESGIKYIVHSTGSGPKAESGKSVNVNYYGCLMDGTHFDDSWSRPQDFSFVIGSGQVIPGWDEGVALLNEGSKATFIIPYALAYGEAGRPPVIPEKADLVFYIEVNKVN
- the prfB gene encoding peptide chain release factor 2 (programmed frameshift); translation: MTLDQLKELKARLGELRRFLDVDKKLIELEEKEQLTLDPDFWSNGHKAEGIMKEIKSHKRWISSFMKVQSAMDDLDVLLEFLNAGEATEMEVDAKYKECIEMVDDIEFYSTLNRPEDELSCLVEINSGAGGTEACDWSSMLMRMYQMWADKEGFKVSVVNEQPGDVAGIKTAELEIQGDYAYGLLKGENGVHRLVRVSPFNAQGKRMTSFSSVFVHPLVDDRIEVEINPADLEWDTFRSSGAGGQHVNKTESAVRVRHLPSGLVVECQQERSQHQNRDKALQMLKSRLYERELQKQFEEKEKLESTKMKNEWGSQIRSYVLDDRRVKDHRTGYQTGNTDAVLNGQLQEFLKAFLMHKTVGLPEED
- the lpxB gene encoding lipid-A-disaccharide synthase, translating into MKWYIIAAEASGDLHGSQLIRALKDLHPDSETRGWGGDLMLKEGHQLDVHYRSASFMGFVEVLKNLPKIVKLFRITKKNIDTYKPDAIILVDYPGFNLRMAKWASEKGFKVFYYIAPQLWAWKEKRIEIIKRYVSKLFVILPFEEKYFRERGVNASYYGHPLSKSIQEFKTSAEFIQYKKKLNQPILALLPGSRIQEIKTMLPFFLNAVKDLKGVQIMVAGMTQHKALYTSILVEHSANIELYYDSTYQILSIADFAFVTSGTATLETGLFGVPQIVCYKGNPLSYIIAKRLIKIKYISLVNLILDKAVITELIQDQLNAENLRLELQKLMNPEHKNKILEGYQSLHKLLYNEHSYQSTAKEMLDSLNLRIPIRSHL
- the surE gene encoding 5'/3'-nucleotidase SurE; translated protein: MNQKLILVTNDDGIFAPGLRALVGIAKKHGEVVVVAPNTPQSGMGHAITMNQPLRLHKLNHFDGIESYECSGTPVDCVKLAKNVLLKERNIDLCLSGINHGSNASINIIYSGTMSAAMEASLEQIPSIGFSLLDYSFDADFWQSEPFLDDLISKVLTNGIRACNLLNVNIPKLKRDEIKGLKVCRQAEGSWVEEFQEGKDPRNQTYYWLTGQFYCDDPGHDTDLWALENGYISVVPSGHDLTVHAALHQNHHLQTNQHEPIGN
- the holA gene encoding DNA polymerase III subunit delta gives rise to the protein MDYNKLYKEWKANKPAHASLLAGEEPYFMDQLTEIAESVFIPEAEKDFNQLVLYGKDVSAKIIVETCRQYPFMGTRKLVIVKEAQDIKDWEILDNYLKNPVPTSILILVFKNKKPDGRSAWVKTMKEKHVFFESKPLYDHQLPAFISELAAELNLKFDPEAIALFAEFVGNDLGQIRNEMDKIKINFDKGVVITKDIISELIGVSKEYNVFELCKAFSKRDVLKTIRIARNLALHIKSNPLVLSIGSVYNHFNKIWATKIYAAKSDQELMSILKIPFIGFVKEYREAANQYSTAELENIFHQLKIYDLKSKGLHSGNTSQENLLMEMVISIHHSHK